The window CGCGCAGAAAAGCAAGGAAGGTCGGCTTGGTCCCCCTGAGCCGCCGGTATTCGGGCGCCGAGACGACGACGGCCGCCGCACGGCCCCGGACCGTGATTTCCTGCGGACCTTCCTTCTCGGTCGATTTGACGACCTCGCTCAACCTCGCCTTCGCTTCCTGAAGCTGCCATTTGCGCATTTGCCTACTCCCACTAGTCAGTCTAGTCTGTTCCGTGCGCGGCGTCAAACCATGCATTGTGAATCTCGCGGCCGCGTGGCAGATTCGTATCGATGTCCACCTGCGACTACCTGATCATCGGCGGAGGAGTCGTCGGGCTCTCGGTCGCGCGAGAGCTCAAGCTTCGCCGGCCCGACGCCAGGATCATGCTGATCGAGAAAGAGGATTCGCTCGGAGCGCATGCGAGCGGCCGCAACAGCGGCGTG of the Thermoanaerobaculia bacterium genome contains:
- a CDS encoding type II toxin-antitoxin system Phd/YefM family antitoxin → MHGLTPRTEQTRLTSGSRQMRKWQLQEAKARLSEVVKSTEKEGPQEITVRGRAAAVVVSAPEYRRLRGTKPTFLAFLRGSPLRGVRLEVRRDRSPARDVKI